A genomic window from Streptomyces sp. 846.5 includes:
- a CDS encoding Gfo/Idh/MocA family oxidoreductase yields MPVRIGVIGVGVMGAEHARLLSRVVSGSEVTAVADYDPEQARTVAKAYGARVFDDPLQLIADDRVDAVLIASSDPTHEQFVLACLAAGKPVLCEKPLAADLDGCLRILDAEQDVGRRLVTVGFMRRYDPGYLDIKAAVDGGDIGRPLAMHCVHRNAGPGGTPTAMLITGSAVHEIDIARWLLRDEIDTVTVHRPRASARSGGTQDPLFLVFSSAEGVLIDVEVFVTAGYGYEVRCELVAEEGTVLLDSPAPTVRRSAGQVSRGVPADWRPRFAEAYRRELQDWIDGVAAGAPARGASAWDGYAATAVAAAGVRALDSGLPQTVSLRDRPELYR; encoded by the coding sequence ATGCCAGTCCGGATCGGCGTGATCGGCGTCGGGGTGATGGGCGCCGAGCATGCCCGGCTGCTGAGCCGGGTCGTCTCGGGGAGCGAGGTCACCGCGGTCGCCGACTACGACCCCGAACAGGCCCGCACGGTCGCCAAGGCTTACGGGGCCCGGGTCTTCGACGACCCGCTGCAGCTGATCGCGGACGACCGGGTGGACGCCGTGCTGATCGCCTCCTCCGACCCGACCCATGAGCAGTTCGTGCTGGCCTGCCTCGCCGCGGGAAAGCCCGTCCTCTGCGAGAAGCCCCTCGCGGCCGACCTGGACGGCTGCCTGCGCATTCTCGACGCCGAGCAGGATGTGGGCCGCAGGCTGGTCACGGTCGGCTTCATGCGCCGCTACGACCCCGGCTACCTGGACATCAAGGCCGCGGTGGACGGCGGAGACATCGGCCGGCCGCTGGCGATGCACTGCGTCCACCGCAACGCCGGTCCCGGCGGCACACCCACCGCCATGCTGATCACGGGCTCGGCGGTGCATGAGATCGACATCGCCCGCTGGCTGCTGCGGGACGAGATCGACACCGTCACGGTGCACCGCCCGCGCGCCTCGGCCCGATCCGGCGGCACCCAGGATCCGCTGTTCCTGGTGTTCTCCTCGGCCGAGGGCGTGCTCATCGACGTGGAGGTCTTCGTCACCGCCGGCTACGGCTACGAGGTGCGCTGCGAACTGGTCGCCGAGGAGGGCACAGTACTGCTGGACTCGCCCGCGCCGACGGTACGCCGAAGCGCCGGCCAGGTCTCCCGGGGCGTTCCCGCTGACTGGCGCCCCCGGTTCGCCGAGGCCTACCGCCGCGAGTTGCAGGACTGGATCGACGGCGTCGCCGCCGGCGCCCCGGCGCGCGGAGCGTCGGCCTGGGACGGCTACGCCGCCACCGCGGTCGCCGCGGCGGGCGTCCGGGCGCTGGACAGCGGCCTGCCGCAGACC
- a CDS encoding extracellular solute-binding protein, protein MPPLQPTALFHQLKARLLEDIRNGRYGPDGRLPTEHELCELYGLSRTPVTRALSELAQEGVVLRHRRRGTFVNPQWLAGSGETPRLRVLATGTTGPDQLRRAAGDWARLDLETVELPELHDAFLRAVAEGRGPDLAVLDSVWVPEFARAGFLTPLTDLDPDWIKDEHDTDFLQPFRDAYRFDGALVAVQAPSDVTGLWYRRDSLARLGTEPPRTWRELHALGRRLAEDCTGDAHALALPGGRAAAETTTYALLALLAANGAGAVLRDDAVVLDSPAAVETMRFLRRLVDEGVVSPEVVGHAKDQAVRLLAQGRADLCVGASYQAGDLAEESGLPLARVHERFGFAPMPRGPHGRSSALCGGMAYLVPRQARYPQQAMRLLRAAVEPDALVRTCLLTGQLPPRRSALDAVSAVSPFHAETAPLLAGAVLRPSTPVYALVSTRLQSLAEDVITRRLGPAPAVARAGDTISVITGLPER, encoded by the coding sequence ATGCCGCCGCTCCAACCGACAGCGCTGTTCCACCAGCTCAAGGCACGCCTGCTGGAGGACATCCGCAACGGGCGGTACGGCCCCGACGGCCGGCTCCCCACCGAGCACGAGCTCTGCGAGCTCTACGGGCTCAGCCGCACTCCGGTGACCCGGGCCCTGTCCGAGCTGGCCCAGGAGGGGGTGGTGCTGCGGCACCGGCGGCGCGGGACCTTCGTCAATCCGCAGTGGCTGGCGGGCAGCGGTGAGACCCCCCGGCTGCGTGTGCTCGCCACCGGCACCACCGGCCCCGACCAGCTCAGACGCGCGGCGGGCGACTGGGCCCGGCTCGACCTGGAGACGGTGGAGCTCCCCGAGCTGCACGACGCGTTCCTGCGCGCCGTCGCCGAGGGCCGCGGCCCCGACCTGGCGGTGCTCGACTCGGTCTGGGTGCCCGAGTTCGCCCGCGCCGGGTTCCTCACCCCGCTGACCGACCTCGACCCGGACTGGATCAAGGACGAGCACGACACCGACTTCCTCCAGCCCTTCCGCGACGCCTACCGCTTCGACGGCGCACTGGTCGCCGTCCAGGCCCCGTCCGACGTCACCGGCCTGTGGTACCGCCGGGACTCCCTGGCGCGCCTGGGCACCGAACCGCCCAGGACCTGGCGCGAGCTGCACGCCCTCGGCCGGCGCCTGGCCGAGGACTGCACCGGCGACGCCCATGCGCTGGCCCTGCCCGGGGGCCGCGCCGCCGCCGAGACCACGACCTACGCCCTGCTGGCGCTGCTGGCCGCCAACGGCGCCGGCGCCGTGCTGCGTGACGACGCCGTGGTGCTGGACAGCCCGGCGGCCGTGGAGACCATGCGCTTCCTGCGCCGCCTGGTGGACGAGGGCGTGGTCTCCCCCGAGGTCGTCGGCCACGCCAAGGACCAGGCTGTCCGGCTGCTGGCGCAGGGCCGGGCCGACCTGTGCGTCGGCGCCAGCTACCAGGCCGGCGACCTCGCCGAGGAGTCCGGGCTGCCGCTGGCCCGGGTGCACGAGCGCTTCGGCTTCGCGCCGATGCCGCGCGGACCGCACGGACGCTCGTCGGCGCTGTGCGGGGGGATGGCCTACCTGGTGCCGCGTCAGGCGAGGTATCCGCAGCAGGCGATGCGCTTGCTGCGGGCCGCGGTCGAACCGGACGCCCTGGTCCGGACCTGCCTGCTGACCGGGCAGCTGCCGCCGCGCCGCTCGGCCCTGGACGCCGTCTCGGCGGTCTCGCCCTTCCACGCCGAGACCGCGCCACTGCTGGCCGGAGCGGTGCTGCGCCCGTCGACCCCGGTGTATGCGCTGGTGTCGACACGGCTGCAGTCGCTCGCCGAGGACGTGATCACCCGCCGGCTCGGCCCGGCACCGGCGGTGGCCCGGGCCGGGGACACCATCAGCGTGATCACGGGGCTGCCCGAGCGCTGA
- a CDS encoding glycoside hydrolase family 38 C-terminal domain-containing protein translates to MRIRTVDSTDLFLGPAQAPRQVVRVTLVAGDRGVAGPVRVRVEGPTVTTPVVETVTGLAPGEERVVEVGVRIAAPHSEGSVHRVTAVAESGQPHAAELHSTGLRATAEARIEAAATGWTMWMVSHFHYDPVWWNTQAGFTDQWHRLPDLPWVAEMRLPHVRTAFDLVRAHLEAARHDPDYRFVLAEADYLKPHWDVFPRDRADLRRFLREDRVELVGGNYNEPNTNLTHPESTVRNAIHGIGLQRDVVGGDPRSAWMVDVFGHDPSYPGLMADAGLDSSAWARGPFHMHGPRTHTGDMTRMQFPSEFEWISPTGRGVLTHYMAGHYTAGWALERVSSAEESMARAYEQFSRLKQVAATRNVMLPVGHDHNVPSRWCTVVHREWAKRYVWPRFAVGLPREFFGAVRQELAERGTSLSPQTRDMNPVYTGKDVSYIDTKQAQRAGEVAVLDAERLATLASLVGTDAAPRPRFPVEALDKAWRQLLYGAHHDAITGTESDQVYLDLLGGWREAFELGSAVRDAAVDHLAACVDTRGGGRAVLVVNPLSWTRDAIARVRLTYPQPGTPGVAIHDTGGSPVTALAEGVRRHPDGTLAEVTLSFLARDLPSVGHRLYRVLDSAEIPAGWTARTGLRHAENAAFRIEADPARGGALDRILDRRTGRELLRPGALGAELLVQDEHQDHPQWKEGPWHLLPKGPGRAAGARPAEVRVDEGPLGQRLVSTVRIGEVTLTQEAYLWHGVDRIDFRTQVDGSLDKERLLRVRFGLDLPGALPVAEVGYAVVGRSFGFPQSDASPHLWALDSPAHTWAGLSATARIALHGPNGSRQDHAIGIAEVVAPEGGAHAGEVRALLVRLAGQGVTATCTTPGGHRYGSLEVDSNLPDVRIVLGADNAFAEAVLNAVEPAQRWAYCGELARAGRVFVPAATARREAWVPDADLCGPRDLPVLIVSGPEGELADAIGALAADLADGVIDVSLTAELPGTAEPFEDYSAALLNRGTPGFVAETDGTLYLNLMRAHTGWPSGVWLDGPRSTVPDGSSFSQQHWTHTFDYSLVASPGDWRQAGFVRAGQEFNHSPIARETEEHDGILPPRASLLSVEPAQVVLAALKPRGNPRAPGLPDACDPADGVTLRLYESSGQPAAARVRLHGGLVDPARTDLLEERAVHGAPTELDGEVTLGLAPADVATLTGLPVLASLLDPETRSEPWREPVEPVFTRYWMHNKGPAPSGNLPVTVHISPTALRLNAEADSAALQITVSCSVLPASGTVTLDVPDGLAVEPHDSLDYDLAPGGFAEFEVSVRADGGDPGTYYLGARIPDHLGQLLEDTVAVELGATETDTDQDFVPVLGELGPQGLALPPGGEGDLLLRLTGTTLGEVHGEAQLISPYGTWGDAADLTVTPWTQLFTVPAGSTAELRFPVRLATTARPGNRSWALVKLACHGTVRYTRAVPVEVVDRP, encoded by the coding sequence ATGCGCATCCGCACCGTCGACTCCACCGATCTGTTCCTCGGCCCCGCGCAGGCGCCGCGGCAGGTGGTACGGGTCACCCTCGTGGCCGGAGACCGAGGGGTGGCCGGACCGGTACGGGTGCGCGTCGAGGGTCCGACCGTCACCACCCCGGTCGTCGAGACGGTGACCGGACTCGCCCCCGGCGAGGAGCGGGTGGTGGAGGTCGGGGTGCGGATCGCCGCCCCGCACAGCGAGGGCTCGGTGCACCGGGTGACCGCCGTGGCCGAGTCCGGCCAACCGCACGCCGCCGAACTGCACTCGACCGGCCTGCGGGCCACCGCGGAAGCGCGGATCGAGGCGGCCGCCACCGGCTGGACCATGTGGATGGTCTCCCACTTCCACTACGACCCGGTCTGGTGGAACACCCAGGCGGGCTTCACCGACCAGTGGCACCGGCTGCCCGATCTCCCCTGGGTGGCCGAGATGCGACTTCCCCATGTGCGGACCGCGTTCGACCTGGTCCGGGCCCATCTGGAGGCCGCCCGGCACGACCCCGACTACCGCTTCGTGCTGGCCGAGGCGGACTACCTCAAGCCGCACTGGGACGTCTTCCCCCGCGACCGCGCCGACCTGCGCCGCTTCCTCAGGGAGGACCGGGTGGAGCTGGTCGGCGGCAACTACAACGAGCCCAACACCAACCTCACCCACCCCGAGTCCACGGTCCGCAACGCGATCCACGGCATCGGCCTGCAGCGCGACGTGGTCGGCGGCGACCCGCGCTCGGCCTGGATGGTCGACGTCTTCGGCCACGACCCCTCGTACCCCGGACTGATGGCCGACGCCGGACTCGACTCCTCCGCCTGGGCGCGGGGCCCGTTCCACATGCACGGGCCCCGCACGCACACCGGGGACATGACCCGGATGCAGTTCCCCAGCGAGTTCGAGTGGATCTCCCCCACCGGGCGGGGCGTGCTGACCCACTACATGGCCGGGCACTACACCGCCGGCTGGGCCCTGGAGCGCGTCTCCTCCGCCGAGGAGTCGATGGCGCGGGCCTACGAGCAGTTCAGCCGGCTCAAGCAGGTCGCCGCCACCCGCAATGTGATGCTCCCGGTCGGCCACGACCACAACGTCCCCTCCCGCTGGTGCACCGTCGTGCACCGGGAGTGGGCCAAGCGCTACGTCTGGCCGCGTTTCGCCGTCGGCCTGCCCCGGGAGTTCTTCGGCGCCGTCCGGCAGGAGCTGGCCGAACGGGGCACCTCGCTCAGCCCGCAGACCCGCGACATGAACCCGGTCTACACCGGCAAGGACGTCTCCTACATCGACACCAAGCAGGCCCAGCGGGCCGGCGAGGTGGCGGTGCTGGACGCCGAGCGGCTGGCCACCCTGGCGTCCCTGGTGGGCACCGACGCCGCGCCACGCCCCCGCTTCCCCGTCGAGGCGCTGGACAAGGCCTGGCGCCAACTGCTGTACGGGGCCCACCACGACGCCATCACCGGCACCGAGTCCGACCAGGTGTACCTGGACCTGCTGGGCGGCTGGCGGGAGGCCTTCGAGCTGGGCTCGGCGGTGCGCGACGCGGCCGTCGACCACCTGGCCGCCTGCGTGGACACCCGCGGCGGCGGACGGGCCGTGCTGGTCGTCAACCCGCTGTCGTGGACCCGCGACGCCATCGCCAGAGTCCGCCTGACGTACCCTCAGCCGGGCACCCCTGGGGTCGCGATCCACGACACCGGCGGCTCCCCGGTCACCGCGCTGGCCGAGGGCGTACGGCGCCACCCGGACGGCACCCTGGCCGAGGTCACCCTCAGTTTCCTCGCCCGCGACCTCCCCTCGGTTGGCCACCGCCTGTACCGGGTGCTCGACAGCGCCGAAATCCCGGCCGGCTGGACTGCACGAACCGGACTGCGGCACGCGGAGAACGCCGCCTTCCGGATCGAGGCCGACCCGGCCCGGGGCGGAGCCCTGGACCGCATCCTCGACCGCCGAACCGGCCGGGAGCTGCTGCGCCCCGGCGCCCTCGGCGCCGAACTGCTGGTCCAGGACGAGCACCAGGACCACCCGCAGTGGAAGGAGGGCCCCTGGCACCTCCTGCCCAAGGGCCCCGGCCGCGCGGCGGGCGCACGGCCGGCCGAGGTACGCGTGGACGAGGGCCCGCTGGGTCAGCGCCTCGTCTCCACCGTCCGGATCGGCGAGGTGACGCTCACTCAGGAGGCCTACCTCTGGCACGGTGTGGACCGCATCGACTTCCGCACCCAGGTCGACGGCTCGCTCGACAAGGAGCGCCTGCTGCGGGTCCGCTTCGGCCTGGACCTGCCCGGCGCGCTGCCGGTGGCCGAAGTGGGCTACGCCGTCGTCGGACGGTCCTTCGGCTTCCCGCAGTCCGACGCCTCCCCGCACCTGTGGGCGCTGGACAGCCCCGCGCACACCTGGGCCGGGCTGAGCGCCACCGCCAGGATCGCCCTGCACGGTCCGAACGGCTCCCGGCAGGACCACGCCATCGGCATCGCCGAGGTGGTGGCACCCGAGGGCGGCGCGCACGCCGGAGAGGTCCGGGCGCTCCTGGTCCGGCTGGCCGGTCAGGGAGTGACCGCCACCTGCACCACGCCGGGCGGCCACCGCTACGGCTCGCTGGAGGTCGACTCCAACCTCCCGGACGTGCGGATCGTGCTCGGCGCGGACAACGCCTTCGCCGAAGCGGTCCTGAACGCGGTCGAGCCCGCCCAGCGCTGGGCCTACTGCGGCGAACTGGCCCGCGCCGGGCGGGTCTTCGTCCCGGCCGCCACCGCGCGCCGGGAGGCCTGGGTGCCCGACGCGGACCTGTGCGGGCCGCGCGACCTGCCAGTGCTGATCGTCTCCGGGCCCGAGGGTGAACTCGCTGACGCGATCGGCGCTTTGGCCGCCGACCTCGCCGACGGCGTCATCGACGTGTCGCTGACCGCTGAACTGCCCGGCACCGCCGAGCCGTTCGAGGACTACTCGGCGGCCCTGCTCAACCGCGGCACCCCCGGCTTCGTTGCGGAGACCGACGGCACGCTCTACCTCAACCTGATGCGGGCGCACACCGGTTGGCCCAGCGGCGTCTGGCTGGACGGCCCGAGGAGCACCGTCCCTGACGGCAGCAGCTTCTCCCAGCAGCACTGGACCCACACCTTCGACTACAGCCTGGTGGCCAGCCCCGGTGACTGGCGGCAGGCCGGATTCGTCCGCGCCGGGCAGGAGTTCAACCACTCCCCCATCGCCCGCGAGACGGAAGAGCACGACGGAATCCTGCCGCCACGGGCGAGCCTGCTCTCAGTGGAACCCGCACAGGTCGTGCTGGCCGCCCTCAAGCCGCGCGGCAACCCGCGCGCCCCCGGCCTGCCGGACGCCTGCGACCCCGCGGACGGCGTGACGCTCCGACTGTACGAGTCCTCCGGGCAGCCTGCGGCGGCGCGGGTGCGCCTGCACGGCGGGCTGGTCGACCCGGCCCGCACCGACCTGCTGGAGGAGCGGGCAGTGCACGGCGCGCCGACCGAGCTCGACGGTGAGGTCACCCTCGGCCTGGCTCCCGCAGACGTGGCCACCCTGACCGGCCTCCCGGTCCTCGCGTCCCTGCTTGACCCCGAGACCCGCAGCGAGCCGTGGCGCGAGCCCGTCGAGCCGGTCTTCACCCGGTACTGGATGCACAACAAGGGACCCGCGCCGAGCGGCAACCTGCCGGTCACCGTGCATATCTCGCCGACCGCACTGCGGCTGAACGCCGAGGCCGACAGTGCAGCACTGCAGATCACGGTCAGCTGCTCGGTACTGCCCGCGTCGGGAACGGTTACCCTGGACGTCCCCGACGGCCTCGCCGTCGAACCGCATGACAGCCTCGACTACGACCTGGCCCCGGGCGGCTTCGCCGAGTTCGAGGTCTCCGTCCGAGCGGACGGCGGAGACCCCGGCACCTACTACCTGGGGGCCCGGATCCCGGACCATCTGGGCCAGTTGCTGGAGGACACAGTCGCCGTCGAGCTCGGGGCCACAGAGACGGACACCGACCAGGACTTCGTCCCCGTGCTCGGCGAACTCGGCCCACAAGGCCTGGCGCTGCCGCCCGGCGGCGAGGGCGACCTGCTGCTCCGGCTGACCGGCACGACACTCGGCGAGGTCCACGGCGAGGCCCAGCTGATCAGCCCGTACGGCACCTGGGGAGACGCCGCCGACCTCACCGTCACACCGTGGACCCAGCTCTTCACCGTCCCGGCGGGCAGCACGGCCGAGCTGCGCTTCCCCGTCCGTCTCGCCACGACTGCCCGTCCGGGCAACCGCAGTTGGGCCCTGGTGAAGCTGGCCTGCCACGGCACCGTCCGCTACACCCGAGCCGTACCGGTCGAGGTGGTCGACCGGCCTTGA
- a CDS encoding PmoA family protein, with product MITLYAGRHAVADYVIAPDLAADLVPRPYLHPVRTLAGTVVTDLLPEDHRWHLGASLAMPDVAGTNLWGGRSYVHGQGYVPLDDHGRIEHTGWRSRAADAVDEELRWTDRTGATLLLERRTLRAEDIGDGRSWLLTVATALTNPGAAPVELRSPAANGRGEGAGYGGFFWRLPPSADAQITAGPLRTEDAVNGSAQPSLTVSAGAGDAAYTLTFSGLQDDDRWFVRIAEYPGVGAALAFERPLAIAPGQTVGRRYQVLVSDGR from the coding sequence GTGATCACCCTGTACGCGGGGCGGCATGCCGTCGCCGACTATGTGATCGCCCCCGACCTCGCGGCCGACCTGGTCCCCCGCCCCTACCTGCACCCGGTGCGAACCCTCGCCGGCACTGTCGTGACGGACCTGCTGCCCGAGGACCACCGCTGGCACCTGGGCGCGTCCCTGGCCATGCCCGACGTGGCCGGGACCAACCTCTGGGGCGGCCGCAGCTACGTTCACGGGCAGGGGTACGTCCCGTTGGACGACCACGGCCGGATCGAGCACACCGGATGGCGCAGCCGGGCAGCCGACGCGGTGGACGAGGAGCTGCGCTGGACGGACCGCACCGGGGCGACGCTGCTGCTGGAACGGCGCACCCTGCGCGCGGAGGACATCGGTGACGGCCGAAGTTGGCTGCTCACCGTGGCCACCGCCCTGACCAACCCCGGTGCCGCACCCGTCGAACTGCGCAGCCCTGCCGCCAACGGCCGTGGGGAGGGCGCGGGTTACGGCGGGTTCTTCTGGCGCCTCCCGCCGTCCGCCGACGCGCAGATCACAGCCGGACCGCTGCGCACCGAGGACGCGGTCAACGGATCGGCGCAGCCATCGCTGACCGTGTCCGCCGGTGCCGGGGACGCCGCCTACACCCTGACCTTCAGCGGTCTGCAGGACGACGACCGCTGGTTCGTCCGCATCGCCGAGTACCCCGGCGTCGGCGCGGCTCTCGCCTTCGAGCGGCCGCTGGCGATCGCTCCGGGGCAGACGGTGGGCCGCCGCTACCAGGTCCTGGTGAGCGACGGCCGTTGA
- a CDS encoding Gfo/Idh/MocA family oxidoreductase translates to MGGASRADVPRVVLIGIHGHGRVHLEGLLSREQAGRLALCGLADRREPSGPESGTAEGRVFDTDAERLLDALRPDIAVIATPIHTHAALAERAMRLGAHVLLEKPPVTAVAEHDRLVSVADSERRHCQVGFQAFGSFVARDLLDRVQAGELGRIERISVVGAWRRDADYYARSAWAGHRRLGDVVVADGALTNPFAHGLALALRLAAAGDGGPVSTVAVEPYHAHPIETDDTISARIETSGGVPVTAAVTLCARQEFEPYVEVFGTGGRATLHYTQDRLRLHTGAGPVDTTGGRIDLLDDLIAHLDDDPAEDVLCSPLRATRTFTEVLEAIQRGPAARSVPEPFVRASPEGRTIVGIEDAVVQAGARGLLFSRLDLEWTGPDFPTT, encoded by the coding sequence ATGGGCGGCGCTTCCCGAGCGGACGTGCCCCGCGTGGTGCTGATCGGGATCCACGGCCACGGCCGGGTGCATCTGGAGGGCCTGCTCTCCCGCGAGCAGGCCGGCCGGCTCGCGCTGTGCGGTCTGGCCGACCGACGCGAACCGAGCGGCCCGGAGAGCGGGACCGCTGAGGGCCGGGTCTTCGACACGGATGCAGAACGACTGCTGGACGCGCTGCGTCCGGACATCGCCGTCATCGCCACGCCCATCCACACGCACGCCGCGCTCGCCGAGCGGGCCATGCGGCTCGGAGCACATGTGCTGCTGGAGAAGCCGCCGGTGACCGCGGTGGCCGAGCACGACCGGCTGGTCTCGGTGGCCGACTCCGAGCGGCGGCACTGCCAGGTGGGCTTCCAGGCGTTCGGCTCCTTCGTGGCCCGGGACCTGCTCGACCGGGTACAAGCCGGTGAACTCGGCCGGATTGAGCGGATCAGCGTCGTCGGCGCCTGGCGACGGGACGCGGACTACTACGCCCGCTCGGCCTGGGCCGGCCATCGCAGGCTCGGCGACGTCGTGGTGGCGGACGGCGCACTGACCAATCCGTTCGCGCACGGGCTGGCGCTCGCACTGCGTCTGGCTGCGGCCGGTGACGGCGGGCCGGTCAGCACGGTCGCGGTCGAGCCCTACCACGCCCACCCCATCGAGACCGACGACACGATCAGCGCGCGGATCGAGACGAGCGGCGGAGTTCCGGTGACCGCCGCGGTGACCCTGTGCGCGCGGCAGGAGTTCGAGCCCTACGTCGAGGTCTTCGGCACCGGCGGCCGGGCCACCCTGCACTACACCCAGGACCGGCTGCGGCTGCACACCGGGGCCGGACCGGTGGACACCACCGGCGGGCGGATCGACCTGCTCGACGACCTGATCGCGCACCTGGACGACGACCCGGCCGAGGACGTGCTGTGCAGCCCGCTGCGCGCCACCCGTACCTTCACCGAGGTGCTGGAGGCGATCCAGCGCGGGCCTGCGGCACGGTCCGTCCCCGAGCCGTTTGTGCGCGCCTCGCCGGAGGGCCGGACCATCGTGGGTATCGAGGACGCGGTGGTCCAAGCCGGTGCGCGCGGTCTGCTGTTCTCCCGACTGGACCTGGAATGGACCGGGCCGGACTTCCCGACGACCTGA
- a CDS encoding BadF/BadG/BcrA/BcrD ATPase family protein: MPDLISDVRVGIDVGGTKTHIRAALGSTVIADRVYSSEGWHPGDFRRAAAFLADLIGQTLPPATTVSAVAVGAHGCDSERDCAGVRAELERLLPVPCLVLNDAELLIPAVGLSAGVGLVAGTGSVAVGRNRSGEPVYIGGWGWLFGDEGSAPGLLREAVRASLGARDRGEPQDLLTDLLLRSFEVAEVTDLPEAMAADSGASVWGRRAPLVFDALEQGSALAEVVVEDAAGALAQLVVRMAARDVAVDDVVVAGGVILNQPPLFDSFVRQLGAALPDTLVHPLDTAPVHGALRLTERLAVT, translated from the coding sequence GTGCCGGACCTGATCTCCGACGTCCGAGTCGGGATCGACGTCGGCGGCACCAAGACGCACATCCGCGCTGCGCTCGGGTCGACGGTCATCGCCGACCGGGTGTACTCCAGCGAGGGCTGGCACCCCGGCGACTTCCGCCGGGCCGCGGCCTTCCTGGCAGATCTGATCGGGCAGACGCTGCCTCCGGCGACGACCGTCTCGGCGGTCGCCGTCGGCGCGCACGGCTGCGACAGCGAACGTGACTGCGCGGGTGTGCGGGCCGAACTGGAGCGACTGCTGCCCGTCCCGTGCCTGGTGCTCAATGACGCCGAACTACTCATCCCTGCGGTCGGCCTGTCCGCCGGTGTCGGCCTGGTGGCCGGAACCGGCTCGGTCGCCGTCGGCCGGAACCGCTCCGGCGAACCCGTGTACATAGGAGGCTGGGGCTGGCTTTTCGGTGACGAGGGCAGCGCCCCCGGGCTGCTGCGCGAGGCGGTGCGGGCCAGCCTCGGCGCCCGCGACCGCGGCGAACCGCAGGACCTGCTGACCGACCTGCTGCTGCGCTCCTTCGAGGTGGCGGAGGTCACCGACCTGCCCGAGGCGATGGCGGCCGACTCCGGCGCCAGCGTCTGGGGCCGGCGCGCCCCGCTGGTGTTCGACGCGCTCGAACAGGGTTCCGCTCTCGCCGAGGTGGTCGTGGAGGACGCGGCGGGCGCGCTGGCCCAACTCGTGGTCCGGATGGCCGCCCGTGACGTGGCGGTCGACGACGTGGTCGTGGCCGGCGGGGTCATCCTCAACCAGCCCCCGCTCTTCGACTCCTTCGTCCGGCAGTTGGGCGCCGCCCTGCCGGACACGCTGGTCCACCCCCTGGACACCGCCCCGGTGCACGGTGCGCTGCGGCTCACCGAGCGACTGGCGGTGACCTGA
- a CDS encoding ROK family transcriptional regulator, whose amino-acid sequence MVDTGLSDSAREVFTALAGHGRATRPQLAASCGLSKPTVSAAVAELEGGGLVERSGTSHGATGRSAAVYRLGPAAGYALAVDRGSTQVAFRAVSLDGQVLDEGHTDDPASADIMIRTALHRRDGSGPLRAVVAAVSDVVSPDGAGDPETADRVRASTASLGLPPGTTVFTENNVNCGAIAELHEGSSDSRDTFVYLQVGFGIGAGVVVGGRLLRGANGAAGEVARLAYPWADDLPAGREALEARLGSPGLLRRARARWSDAHGPVPDSAAALFALAGEAHPLAAELVAEHSAEVGKLAASICAVLDPGLVILGGGVGTNPLLLRGIVDTIDALSWPTEVIASRLGDRATLVGAAHIAREQGIRDAVTAS is encoded by the coding sequence ATGGTCGACACAGGCCTCAGCGACAGCGCCCGGGAGGTCTTCACCGCGCTCGCGGGGCACGGCAGGGCCACCCGGCCGCAGCTCGCCGCCTCCTGCGGGCTGTCCAAGCCCACGGTCTCGGCCGCGGTCGCCGAGCTGGAGGGGGGAGGGCTGGTCGAGCGCAGCGGCACCTCGCACGGGGCCACCGGGCGTTCCGCCGCCGTCTACCGGCTGGGCCCGGCCGCCGGGTACGCCCTCGCCGTCGACCGGGGTTCCACCCAGGTCGCCTTCCGCGCCGTGAGCCTGGACGGACAGGTGCTCGACGAGGGCCACACCGACGATCCGGCCTCGGCGGACATCATGATCCGCACCGCCCTGCACCGCCGGGACGGCAGCGGCCCACTGCGGGCCGTCGTCGCCGCCGTGTCCGACGTGGTCTCCCCCGACGGCGCCGGCGATCCCGAGACCGCGGACCGTGTGCGTGCCTCCACCGCCTCGCTCGGGCTGCCGCCCGGCACCACCGTGTTCACCGAGAACAACGTCAACTGCGGTGCCATCGCCGAGCTGCACGAAGGGTCGAGCGACTCCCGCGACACCTTCGTCTACCTGCAGGTCGGCTTCGGCATCGGCGCGGGCGTGGTGGTCGGCGGCCGGCTGCTGCGCGGTGCGAACGGGGCCGCCGGTGAGGTCGCCCGGCTCGCCTATCCCTGGGCCGACGACCTGCCCGCGGGCCGGGAGGCGCTGGAGGCCCGGCTCGGCTCGCCGGGCCTGCTGCGCCGGGCTCGCGCACGCTGGTCGGACGCGCACGGACCGGTCCCGGACAGCGCCGCCGCCCTGTTCGCGCTGGCCGGAGAGGCGCATCCACTCGCCGCCGAGCTGGTCGCCGAGCACTCCGCCGAGGTGGGCAAGCTGGCCGCGTCCATCTGTGCGGTGCTCGACCCCGGCCTGGTGATCCTGGGTGGCGGCGTGGGCACCAACCCGCTGCTGCTCCGCGGCATAGTCGACACCATCGACGCCCTGAGCTGGCCCACCGAGGTCATCGCCAGCCGGCTCGGCGACCGGGCCACCCTGGTCGGCGCCGCGCACATCGCTCGCGAGCAGGGCATCCGGGACGCCGTCACCGCTTCGTGA